The Miscanthus floridulus cultivar M001 chromosome 7, ASM1932011v1, whole genome shotgun sequence genome includes a region encoding these proteins:
- the LOC136462493 gene encoding probable pyridoxal 5'-phosphate synthase subunit PDX2 — translation MAVVGVLALQGSYNEHMAALRRIGVRGVEVRKPEQLLGVDSLIIPGGESTTMAKLANYHNLFPALREFVGGGKPVWGTCAGLIFLANKAVGQKTGGQELVGGLDCTVHRNFFGSQLQSFETELSVPKLSEKEGGNDTCRGVFIRAPAILEVGPDVEILADCPVPADRPSITISFGEGTEEEVYSKDRVIVAVRQGNILATAFHPELTSDSRWHRFFLDMDKASQAKAFSALSLSSSSRDTEDLPKNKPLDLPIFE, via the exons ATGGCTGTGGTGGGCGTCCTCGCGCTGCAGGGCTCCTACAACGAGCACATGGCCG CGCTGAGGAGGATCGGGGTGAGGGGCGTGGAGGTGCGGAAGCCGGAGCAGCTCCTCGGCGTCGACTCGCTCATCATCCCCGGCGGCGAGAGCACCACCATGGCCAAGCTCGCCAACTACCACAACCTG TTCCCTGCACTTCGAGAGTTTGTCGGAGGTGGAAAGCCTGTCTGGGGAACCTGCGCTGGGCTCATCTTTCTTGCAAACAAAGCAGTAG GGCAAAAAACAGGGGGGCAGGAACTTGTCGGAGGACTAGATTGTACTGTCCACAGAAACTTTTTTGGGAGCCAG CTTCAAAGCTTTGAGACAGAGCTATCTGTGCCAAAGCTTTcagagaaggaaggagggaatgaTACATGCCGTGGTGTATTTATACGGGCGCCTGCTATATTGGAAGTAGGTCCAGATGTTGAAATATTGGCTGATTGCCCTGTACCTGCTGACAGACCCAGCATTACAATATCATTTGGGGAGGGTACTGAG GAAGAAGTGTATTCAAAAGATCGGGTAATTGTTGCAGTACGGCAAGGGAACATCCTTGCAACTGCTTTCCACCCAGAATTGACATCAGACTCCAGATG GCATCGCTTCTTCTTGGACATGGATAAAGCATCCCAAGCAAAGGCCTTCTCTGCGCTGTCgttatcatcatcatcaagaGATACTGAAGACCTGCCAAAGAATAAGCCGCTTGATCTGCCCATTTTTGAGTAA